One Kangiella geojedonensis DNA segment encodes these proteins:
- a CDS encoding carboxy terminal-processing peptidase, with product MIDKKWLLAVFTLSISFGAVADAGADKSPKKFDKALHEEVYSLPAPASLDMEPETKFRETGRLIAFILNQSHYSHPKFNDELSKETFKQLIKTFDPNRSYFYESDIEQLKVYEDKLDDALRTGKIEVAYSFFEIFEQRYRERYQYALKLLQKPLDFEKDENYVYDRTEADWATSEAELNDIWRKRVKNDALNLKLAEQTDEEIKEKLNSRYRSAIRRLSQSNSEDVFGYFMNAVSSAIDPHTSYYTPRRFENFAINMSLKLQGIGAVLTQEDQFTKIVSVVNKGPAQKSGQIHKNDKVIGVAQGDKGEMVDVIGWRNDDVVDLIRGEAGTVVRLQIIPYTEAGDGMPKVVRIVREEIKLEDQAAKSNTIEVEQNGKNVNLGIIELPSFYSEAAAREGEEGKETTSTTQDVARLIKKLKKESEIDGLIIDLRNNGGGSLTEVVNLVGLFIDKGPVVQGQSSGGQLRVLEDEDGVTLYDGPLAVMVNGSSASASEIFAGAIQDYGRGLVIGDNTFGKGTVQSIADLNRYLRNPELNVGALKLTIEKYYRVTGESTQNKGVQPDIKFPTIFDPEKYGESSYDNALEWDTIDSASFERAGELSEFMPYLQYRHEKRKESNEEFAFFVDDIERAKVERDNKVVSLNYEKRLAKQKKNDTLRLQRENIKRKMQGLEPLAELEDEQENEEDTSSEEESTDEPDVLLKEAANILADLIAIKAKPELIAAFEKANKDI from the coding sequence ATGATAGATAAGAAGTGGCTGTTAGCCGTATTCACCCTAAGTATTTCTTTTGGCGCAGTGGCAGACGCTGGTGCCGACAAATCTCCTAAGAAATTTGATAAGGCATTACACGAAGAAGTGTACTCGCTACCTGCACCAGCAAGTCTGGACATGGAGCCGGAAACTAAGTTTCGTGAAACAGGACGTTTGATAGCTTTTATATTAAACCAAAGCCATTACTCACACCCTAAATTCAATGATGAGTTATCCAAAGAAACGTTCAAGCAACTCATTAAAACGTTTGATCCCAACCGCAGTTACTTTTATGAAAGTGATATTGAGCAACTAAAAGTTTATGAAGATAAACTCGATGATGCCCTTAGAACGGGAAAAATTGAAGTTGCCTATTCCTTTTTCGAAATATTTGAACAGCGTTATCGCGAACGCTATCAGTATGCTCTGAAGTTACTTCAGAAGCCCTTGGATTTCGAGAAAGACGAAAATTATGTTTACGACAGAACAGAGGCAGATTGGGCTACCAGCGAAGCTGAGCTGAATGATATTTGGCGTAAGCGGGTCAAAAATGATGCTCTAAATTTAAAATTAGCAGAGCAAACTGACGAAGAAATAAAAGAAAAGCTGAACAGCCGCTATCGCTCTGCCATTAGACGTTTATCGCAGTCTAACAGCGAAGACGTTTTCGGCTATTTTATGAATGCCGTGAGCTCTGCAATTGATCCTCATACTTCTTACTATACGCCTCGTCGCTTTGAAAACTTCGCCATCAATATGAGCCTTAAACTGCAGGGTATTGGTGCTGTTTTAACACAAGAAGACCAGTTTACTAAGATCGTTTCTGTGGTGAACAAAGGGCCAGCACAAAAGTCAGGTCAAATCCACAAGAACGATAAAGTGATTGGTGTTGCTCAGGGTGATAAAGGAGAAATGGTGGATGTGATTGGTTGGAGAAATGACGATGTTGTTGATCTAATCCGTGGCGAAGCCGGAACTGTCGTAAGATTACAAATTATTCCATATACCGAAGCCGGTGATGGAATGCCTAAAGTGGTCAGAATTGTTCGTGAAGAGATTAAACTCGAAGACCAAGCGGCCAAATCAAATACCATTGAAGTTGAGCAAAACGGTAAAAACGTTAATTTAGGCATTATTGAATTGCCTTCTTTCTACTCAGAAGCAGCGGCTCGTGAAGGAGAGGAAGGCAAAGAGACTACCAGCACGACTCAAGACGTTGCTCGTTTAATCAAAAAGTTGAAGAAAGAAAGCGAGATTGATGGTCTTATTATTGATTTACGTAATAACGGCGGTGGTTCGCTAACCGAAGTGGTCAACCTCGTTGGACTTTTTATTGATAAAGGTCCTGTAGTACAAGGTCAAAGCAGTGGCGGGCAATTACGAGTTTTAGAAGACGAAGATGGTGTAACGCTCTACGATGGACCACTAGCGGTCATGGTCAATGGTTCGAGTGCGTCTGCCTCTGAGATTTTCGCTGGAGCAATCCAGGACTATGGCCGAGGCTTAGTTATTGGCGACAATACATTTGGTAAAGGTACCGTGCAGAGTATTGCTGATTTGAACCGTTATTTACGCAACCCAGAACTTAACGTCGGAGCCTTAAAGCTTACCATTGAAAAGTATTACCGCGTGACTGGTGAAAGTACTCAAAATAAAGGGGTGCAACCAGATATTAAATTCCCAACGATTTTCGATCCTGAAAAGTATGGTGAGAGTTCGTATGACAATGCTCTAGAGTGGGATACTATCGATTCGGCAAGTTTTGAGCGAGCAGGTGAGCTTAGTGAGTTCATGCCATACCTTCAGTATCGCCATGAAAAGCGTAAGGAGTCTAATGAGGAATTTGCATTTTTTGTAGACGATATCGAGCGAGCTAAAGTTGAACGTGACAACAAAGTCGTTTCACTAAACTATGAAAAGCGCCTTGCTAAGCAAAAGAAGAATGACACACTTCGTTTGCAGCGCGAAAACATCAAGAGGAAAATGCAAGGATTAGAGCCTTTGGCAGAGCTTGAGGATGAACAAGAGAACGAAGAAGATACTAGCTCTGAGGAAGAAAGCACAGATGAGCCTGATGTCTTATTGAAAGAGGCAGCGAACATTTTGGCTGACTTAATCGCTATTAAGGCAAAACCAGAGCTTATTGCAGCATTTGAGAAAGCAAACAAAGACATCTAA